The following proteins are encoded in a genomic region of Drosophila willistoni isolate 14030-0811.24 chromosome 3R, UCI_dwil_1.1, whole genome shotgun sequence:
- the LOC6649709 gene encoding ribosome production factor 2 homolog, whose protein sequence is MSLLRIRKPKTRKGKKVLLAREPQLIESARTMLFLDGRKCGGNVKLCMKDLQQLKKPLVKVLNRKNDITPFDDPTSLEFLTMKNDSALFTFGSTSKKRPDNIVLGRVFENEVLDMFELGIKRYQAIAEFKNEKIGTCVKPCLVFNGPKWAQSEELRRLRNLFIDTFQREKVDSIRLQGIEHVISFTVTDDLNILMRSYKILLKKSGQKTPRIELEEIGPSADFSIRRTKIASEDLYKLARKQPKTQNKSKKKNITLDSLGNTKGRVHLGKQQTGSIQTRRVKALRKTPEEKKANRQAKKVALKAAAQEALSS, encoded by the exons ATGTCGCTTTTACGTATCAG GAAACCCAAAACCCGCAAGGGTAAAAAGGTTTTATTGGCCCGAGAGCCGCAACTGATTGAATCGGCCCGGACAATGCTCTTCTTGGATGGACGAAAATGTGGTGGCAATGTGAAACTCTGCATGAAAGACTTACAGCAATTGAAGAAACCTTTGGTTAAGGTACTAAATCGGAAAAATGATATTACACCCTTTGACGATCCCACATCCTTGGAGTT CTTGACGATGAAAAACGACTCAGCGTTGTTCACCTTTGGTTCCACCTCCAAGAAGCGTCCAGATAACATAGTTTTGGGACGAGTTTTTGAGAACGAAGTCCTGGACATGTTCGAGCTGGGCATTAAGCGGTACCAGGCCATTGCAGAATTCAAGAATGAAAAGATTGGCACCTGCGTGAAGCCATGCCTTGTTTTCAATGGTCCCAAATGGGCACAGTCGGAGGAGTTGCGTCGTCTGAGGAATTTATTCATCGACACTTTTCAGAGAGAAAAAGTAGACTCCATCCGCTTGCAGGGCATTGAGCATGTCATTAGCTTTACTGTTACTGATGACTTGAATATTTTAATGCGTTCATATAAGAttttgttaaagaaatcgggcCAAAAGACACCGAGAATAGAGCTAGAAGAGATTGGTCCATCTGCCGATTTTTCCATACGCCGAACCAAAATAGCTTCGGAAGATTTATATAAGTTGGCCCGCAAACAGcccaaaacacaaaataagaGCAAAAAGAAGAATATCACTTTGGACTCACTGGGCAATACTAAAGGACGCGTTCATTTGGGCAAACAACAAACTGGTTCTATACAAACACGTCGCGTTAAGGCTTTGAGAAAGACCCCCGAAGAGAAGAAAGCTAACCGTCAGGCCAAGAAGGTAGCACTCAAAGCTGCAGCACAGGAGGCATTGAGTTCGTAG
- the LOC6649710 gene encoding transcription termination factor 5, mitochondrial, with product MLRNGRNQAKVVYETLIKQITRQQPRHGMATSTNKKSEKINKTGSELPLPDETLNANYLARTLGSNYRIWSAALEKHPELKTLKRKDFMNSYDTLKSLAYSVDDIVARPMIIYYGASTLSNRHSVLLECGFQQVTIQTLAKYVTVINKPINMLKSHRFIPYDINVVKRLSECFTWVDQPEQELASTDESITLKALRQNLLNAYLRQRLQMDEADLQKLWRVYSRVRHKSFQSVQAIIELLTTELKFPIERIRKNSFLLHADADNVRRILKEIPFIEKQDIRDIGYKRPKILMSNCDSLKQTLHHVRSFGISEDSVLRCLEILTLGPDTVLERLKDLNEIDEFQVLGTNPRVLRLVHYQNKARLRLDYLNQLKVRCASLHILSCGSEAFAKFARDGSDRTKGRDIVVYLGNVLKKDEQVLRNLLSRHPNWCHIPVLHVKQCLEFLLSKKFKIEDIFRNIHLLLYPIKRIEEKLVLLHSAEALEELQLPASNVHVLSNTEILTLILYLIESEFHFTGDGIWTEQHTHHVENFNNLLPDFPESLNKVYKYGVKPSSEKLAMQEHLL from the exons ATGCTTCGAAATGGTAGAAATCAAGCCAAAGTGGTATATGAAACACttataaaacaaataacaagGCAACAACCCCGACATGGAATGGCCACAAGCACAAATAAGAAATCGGAGAAGATTAACAAAACTGGAAGTGAACTGCCGCTGCCAGATGAAActttaaatgcaaattatttGGCACGAACATTAG GCAGCAATTATCGCATTTGGTCCGCTGCCTTGGAAAAGCATCCCGAATTGAAAACCTTAAAACGCAAGGATTTCATGAACTCATACGACACCCTAAAATCCTTGGCATATAGCGTAGATGACATTGTTGCACGACCTATGATCATCTATTATGGAGCCTCAACTTTGTCTAATCGTCATAGTGTACTGCTGGAGTGTGGATTTCAACAAGTCACCATACAAACATTGGCCAAATATGTGACGGTTATTAATAAGCCCATCAATATGCTGAAATCCCATCGTTTTATACCTTATGATATAAACGTGGTGAAACGTTTGAGCGAATGCTTCACATGGGTTGATCAACCAGAGCAAGAGTTGGCCTCCACCGACGAAAGCATTACCCTGAAGGCTCTGCGTCAAAACTTGCTTAACGCCTATCTCCGCCAACGACTGCAAATGGATGAGGCCGATTTGCAAAAGCTATGGCGAGTCTATTCTCGTGTACGGCACAAGAGTTTCCAATCTGTTCAGGCTATCATAGAACTGTTGACCACGGAATTAAAGTTTCCTATAGAGCGCATTAGGAAAAATAGTTTCCTGCTTCACGCTGATGCCGATAATGTGAGAAGAATTTTAAAGGAGATTCCTTTTATAGAGAAGCAGGATATACGCGATATAGGATATAAGAGACCAAAGATTCTGATGTCGAATTGTGATAGTCTGAAGCAAACATTACACCATGTCCGATCGTTTGGCATTAGTGAGGACTCAGTTCTTCGATGTCTTGAAATATTAACTCTGGGACCCGATACTGTGCTAGAACGCCTCAAGGATCTTAATGAAATTGACGAGTTTCAAGTATTGGGCACTAATCCGCGTGTCCTGAGATTGGTTCACTATCAGAATAAAGCGCGACTGCGATTGGACTATCTTAATCAATTGAAAGTCAGATGCGCCTCCTTGCATATTTTATCATGCGGTTCAGAGGCCTTTGCCAA ATTTGCCCGCGATGGTTCCGATCGCACCAAGGGTCGCGATATTGTCGTCTATTTGGGAAATGTATTGAAAAAGGATGAGCAAGTCCTGCGCAATTTACTCTCTCGTCATCCCAATTGGTGTCACATACCAGTGCTTCATGTTAAACAATGCCTTGAGTTTTTGCTGAGCAAGAAATTTAAAATCGAGGATATCTTTCGAAACATACATTTACTATTATATCCCAT CAAACGCATTGAAGAGAAACTTGTACTGCTGCATTCAGCAGAAGCTTTAGAGGAACTTCAATTGCCAGCATCAAATGTCCATGTATTGAGTAATACTGAGATTTTAACCTTAATTTTATATCTCATCGAATCGGAATTTCATTTCACTGGCGATGGCATTTGGACGGAGCAGCACACCCATCACGTTGAGAACTTTAATAATCTGCTACCCGATTTTCCAGAAAGTCTTAATAAGGTGTATAAATATGGCGTAAAACCGTCATCTGAGAAGTTGGCCATGCAGGAGCACCTATTATGA